Proteins encoded in a region of the Stieleria neptunia genome:
- a CDS encoding FkbM family methyltransferase encodes MLQLLHAIVSHPANHNARVKALMRAVRWQFSKRLTGRPRDLSYHGKILRCHPTNHSASRAIYFSGLPDYREMRFILDYLRPGDTFVDAGANVGLYTLLALSVVGDSGHVHAFEPNPQVAAMLRESLALNAADNVTVHEIGLADVEGSAAFSADGDDCTSHIVGSSTTTDTQIPIGRLDRILDDIPYAMMKFDIEGYEPFAIRGASEWTKSHNPPVMLIEMAGYSKRHGISTSEFIEELERIGYVTAIYNPNGHELQPTKKPWEVPIDNVLAIADDRFAFVENRLRQQTA; translated from the coding sequence ATGCTCCAACTCCTTCACGCCATTGTCAGTCATCCGGCGAATCACAACGCACGCGTCAAAGCACTGATGCGCGCCGTCCGCTGGCAGTTTTCAAAGCGACTGACAGGACGTCCACGTGACCTTTCCTACCACGGAAAGATTCTGCGTTGCCATCCGACGAACCATTCCGCATCGCGTGCCATCTATTTTTCCGGTTTGCCCGATTACCGCGAGATGCGATTCATCCTCGACTACCTTCGCCCCGGTGACACCTTTGTCGACGCGGGAGCAAACGTCGGACTCTACACACTTTTGGCTCTGTCGGTCGTCGGCGACAGCGGTCATGTCCATGCGTTTGAGCCGAATCCCCAGGTCGCCGCAATGTTGCGTGAATCGCTCGCACTCAATGCCGCGGATAATGTCACCGTACATGAGATCGGGCTCGCCGACGTCGAAGGGTCGGCTGCTTTTTCCGCAGACGGCGATGACTGTACGTCACACATCGTCGGCTCTTCGACTACCACGGACACTCAAATTCCAATTGGGCGATTGGATCGGATCCTCGACGACATTCCGTACGCAATGATGAAGTTCGACATCGAGGGTTACGAACCGTTTGCGATCAGAGGTGCCTCAGAATGGACCAAGAGCCATAACCCTCCCGTCATGCTGATCGAAATGGCTGGGTATTCCAAACGCCACGGCATCAGTACCTCCGAATTTATCGAGGAGTTGGAGCGAATCGGCTATGTCACGGCGATCTACAATCCGAACGGGCACGAGCTCCAGCCGACCAAAAAACCTTGGGAAGTCCCGATTGATAATGTGTTGGCAATCGCGGATGACCGATTCGCATTTGTCGAAAATCGTCTTCGTCAGCAGACGGCATAG